One genomic segment of Labeo rohita strain BAU-BD-2019 unplaced genomic scaffold, IGBB_LRoh.1.0 scaffold_722, whole genome shotgun sequence includes these proteins:
- the LOC127161739 gene encoding uncharacterized protein LOC127161739, whose translation MMRCSGFFREKNQLTLIAKIKGGIPNTYDGPDGIFKDSLDLEKQTGNLIIKNSTFKHAGCYEVKIRSSEGDTNKTFFVIIRGGFNVCNEDMYMMEEQEETVEYDEGIEGDSVHLITGLTEIPKDDEMQWLFRDENQQTSTIATIKGEINKTYDGPDGIFKDSLELEKQTGNLKIKNSKFKHAGCYKLKIHSSKGDTNKIKTYFVIIRDGEDPYVNVNEEETDGDSHYVDVNELRKDTGKRVNESKELKPLLNGEDVDVVNEQEGTSSL comes from the exons ATGATGAGATGCAGTGGATTTTTTAGAGAGAAAAATCAGCTGACTCTCATAGCTAAAATCAAAGGAGGGATCCCAAATACATATGATGGTCCTGATGGGATATTCAAAGACAGTCTGGATCTGGAAAAACAGACTGGAAATCTGATCATCAAGAACTCTACATTCAAACATGCTGGATGTTATGAAGTGAAGATCCGCAGCAGTGAAGGAGACACAAACAAGACATTCTTTGTTATTATCAGAG GTGGTTTTAATGTATGTAATGAAGACATGTACATGATGGAGGAGCAAGAAGAGACTG TGGAGTATGATGAAGGGATTGAGGGAGATTCTGTCCATCTTATCACTGGTCTTACTGAAATACCAAAAGATGATGAGATGCAGTGGCTGTTTAGAGATGAAAATCAGCAGACATCAACCATAGCTACAATCAAAGGAGAGATCAACAAGACATATGATGGTCCTGATGGGATATTCAAAGACAGTCTGGAGCTGGAAAAACAGACTGGAAATCTGAAAATCAAGAATTCTAAATTCAAACATGCTGGATGTTATAAACTGAAGATCCACAGCAGTAAAGGAGACACAAACAAGATAAAGACATACTTTGTTATTATCAGAG ATGGTGAAGACCCGTATGTGAATGTTAATGAAGAAGAGACTG ATGGTGACAGCCACTACGTAGATGTTAATGAACTGAGAAAAGACACTG GAAAGCGAGTAAATGAATCAAAGGAATTAAAGCCATTGTTGAATGGAGAGGATGTGGATGTAGTGAATGAGCAGGAGGGGACAAGCTCACTTTAA